CAAACAGCGGGATTAAATGGATTAAGCGGAAAGTCCGGCATCTGATTTGCAGGCAACCGTTCCCTCTTCAGATTTACGGAAGAAAATATAAAAGAATATTGCGGAAAGCGAATATAAACCGACCGCAATATAAAACGAAAGGATATAATTGCCCTTTAAAACCGTTCCGAAGACCCATGCGGATATCGCCCAGGACAGGCTCCAGGTGATGCTAAGAAACGCGTTTAACATTCCCTGTTCCTCTTTCCTGCACATCTCAATCAGCAGGGTGTTTGAAATAGGGCTCCCCATATTCATCAGGACCGATCGCATGATAAAAGCCGCCACTGCCAGCCGGATATCTGTGGTCAACGCCAGGACGAGTATAAAGGGAATGGAAACACATTGTGTTAAAACTATGGTATTGACCTTGCCCAGCTTTTCCGATAAGACCGGTGCAATCAAGACACCCGCCGCCATGGTGACGGATTGGAGCGCCATGTAAAATCCGATGGCGCCGTCCGAAGAATTGAAAATATCCCTGAAGTAAAGGTTGATGAACTGGACAATCATCCCCGCGCCGATTCCGACGAGTCCCGAAGGTATGCTCGCCTTGGCGAAAAATTTCCAGTTCCATCCGGCAAAGCCGGAAAGCTTTATTTTTCTGTCCGGTTCGCCCGGCTCGTGTTTGGCAGGCCTGATAAAAAAGAGCGGTATCGTCCCTGCCAGCCCGGCAAGCATGCCGCCCATGATGATATAGCGGTAACCGGCAAGCGACTCGACTCCAAAACTGTTAAGCATATCCTTGATTGTCCCGCCGATGACGTTCCCGAAAACGCCTCCGGATATCATGATGATAAAAGTAAGGCTGAAAATATAAGTCCGTTCCGTTGTCCCGGAATTGGACATGATGAACGGCCCGTAAACCACCCTGATAAAGGTTTCGCAGGCGAATGCCGCGAAAATCATGGGCAAAAAGAGCGCCATATTCAAAGTGGCCATTGCCGCGACAAAGAAAACGATTGCGCTAATTTGAGCGATGATTAAAATCCGTTTTTGGCTGTAGCGTCCGGCAAGGTATCCGGCCGGGAGTGCCGCAAGGACCGCGGCGATTAAGGTCAATGCCTGGATATTCCCGATTGCCTTGTTGTCGAATCCGGCGGTTTTGAGGTAGAGGTTAAAGAAAAGGAAGTAGAAGGAAATGCCGACTCCGGAAATCAATTGGGAGATGAGTAACAGCCGGATATTCCGGTTAAAGAGCCTTATCCGGTTCCAGTAGGCGGCCAGGAAGCCGAAAACGTGTTTCATTAAGCAAATATAACTCTAATCCAGCCGTAACGCAAGCAAAATTAATTCTTATCCGAAGGGAGAAAAGCGGGAGAAACAAACCCTAATGATGGGGAGTCCCTGTCACATACTAACTATTATCGTATTGTTTGCAGAGAAGGTTTAGTGTACATATGAGGGTATAGCGCATAGGCTATAAAGGTGCAGGCCATAGTATATGAAGGTCGAGTACGCAGGTCCCTATATTGTACAATTCATTTTTGGCCGCCCTCTTTCATTGTTTTTTATCACCCAGGAGTTTTTCCATGACGTCGCGGGCGTCCTGGTTTGAGGGGTCAAGTTCAAGGGCTTTCTCGAAATCAGCCCTGGATTTTTCGTAATCACCTTTGGCGTAATAAATCAGCCCTCTCTGGATATAAGGAATCGGGTCGTTGGGTTTTATCTCTATGGCTTTCCCGTAATCGGCAATCGCTTCTTCATGTTTTCCTTCCAGATAATGCACCATCCCGCGTGCCACGTAGGCGGGGATGAATCCCGTCTTAATATCAATAGCCTTGGTGAAATCCTTGATTGCGCTTTCGTATTTCTTCAGCGCCTGGCAGGCAAGCCCGCGCGCCAAAAGAACCTCCGTATTCCTCGGATTCAAGGCAAGCGCCGAGGTGTAATCCATTACCGCTTTTTCCATATCTCCCTTGTTCTTGTAAGAATTGCCCCTTCCTATATAGGCATCCGCATTTTCCTTTTCCAGTTTTATGACCACGCTGAAATCCATGATGGCTTTGTCGAAATTTTCCATATTGAAATAAACTTTCGCCCTTTCGAAATAGGCGGCGGCGAAATAGGGGCTTAAGGAGACGGCTTTGTTGAATTCTTCGATTGCCTGGTAATCCCTGCTTTCCGCGGCGTATTGAATGCCCAGTTTTAAGTGGGGGGAGGCATCCATGTTTTTGAGTGTCTTGTCGGAAGTGCAGCCGGATATGAGCACTGCTAAAACCAGGATTAGTAATATTCCGGAAGCTGAATCCTTCATCTTGCCCGCGCACCAGGTGCGGTGCAGGGCTTCGCTCCAAGAAACGATTTTTTCCGGCTTCACTGAAGTTCTTTTATTTTCTGGATTTTCTTTTTGAGTTCCAGTGCCTGCGGGTCTTTCGGGTTTATCTTAAGTGCTTTATTTACCTCGGCAAGGGCTTTATCGAATTCCGCCTTGTAGGTATAGGAATATCCTTTACCCACGTAAGCGTTGATATTATTCGGGTCGAGTGCCGTGACCTTGTCGAGGTCTTTGATGACATCGTCGTATTTGCGCAGGGAATTATTCAGCGCCGCGCGGGAAGTGTATGCCTCCAGGTATTTCGGGTCGATTTTGATTGCCATATCCAGGTCCTTGAAAGTTTCCGCGTATTTACTCTGCGTCATATAGACGACCGAGCGGTTGAAATATGCCTCTGCTTCTTTCGGGTTGATTTCTATCGCCTTGTTGAAATCGGCCATTGCATCATCCGGCTTTTGCAGGGCGAGGTAAGAAAGCCCTCGTTTGACGTAGGCGATGGACACCTTCGGGTCGAGCTTGATGGTGTAGGTGAAATCAGCGGCGGCTTTATCGAATTTGCCGGTATTGCCGTAAACCCTGCCGCGTTGGAAATACGCCTGCGGGCAGTAGGGGTCAAGCTCGATTGCTTTATTGAATTCGGCCAGCGCCGGTTCAAATTGGCCTTTGTCGTGGAAGGTCATGCCGCGGTCAAGATGCGATGCCACCTGTTTGAGCGTTTGCGGGTCGGACTCCTTTTTCCCGCAGCCGGCAAGCAAAAACATGACCGGCAGTGAGATAGCTATAATAAATTTCATCATGCCTAAAGGATAATTCCAAGGGCGCTTTGTGTCAAGCATTTAATTGATTTCCTTAATGGCTATAGATTTTACTTGACCGGGTAAAGAGCGGCATGATAATATCCTGCAATAATTGGTTTGTGCGAGGGGCAAAAGAGTGTTATCCAAAATAATGTTCTTTTTCGGGTTTCTTAAAGAAGTTTACAAGACCATGCGGGACAGCAACCTCTCGGCATTGGCCGCTTCAATCGCCTATTTCATGGTGTTATGCCTCATCCCGTTTTTACTGGTGGCGTTATCCATCCTGGGCTTTATACTGGGAGGGATTGATACGGCATTCAGCGCCCGGATTATAAGCTTCGTCCGCATTAACCAGCCGATGCTGGTGGATTACGTCAAGCAGTGCATAGAATTCGCCACGGTAAACAGGGACCTTTTGGGCATTATAGGACTCGCGGCGCTTTTGTGGACTTCCAAGGGCGTGGTCTTTGCGCTGGAATACGGGTTGGACTGTATGCTGGGGCTTGCCCCATTCGGCAAATCGTATTTACGGAAACTCCTGGATAGCGTCATCATGCTTTTTATCGTCATCGGGCTTTTCGCTTTTTCCATGGGATTGATGGTCCTAGCCAATTACGCCACGGCGCTGGCGAGCTCGACCGATTTTTCCATGGTTTTATGGGAAGCGCTGGGCGGGTTTTTATCCTACGTCTTTGCGCTGGTTATTTCGGCGATACTTTATTATTTCATCTACCGGATATTGCCGGCCGGGAAGCTTTCGGCGAAAGCGGCGCTCCTGGGGGCTCTCATCGGTGCGAGTATCTGGCAGGTCATTAACGGGTTCATGGGGTGGTACCTGGCAAAACAGGTCCTGCATTACCAGTTTATTTACGGCTCTTTCGCCACTTTTATCTACATCATATTATGGACATATTTCTTCGCCATGAGCATATTGATAGGCGGGGCGGTTATCAAAGTGGCGCGGGATAAGGGATTATAACGCATCACAAAACCTGTTTTTTCTTGTATTATATCCGATTTTCGCTATATTAGATGCTCATTATGCCGTATAATGAAATAGAAGAAAAACCGGATGGGCTGAAAGAGACTTACAAGAAGATTCAGCCTTACCAGAATATCATCTTTTTTGTCTTGTTAATCATTTTCCTGGTTGTGCTTTTGGTGGTCTGGCGCAATTACCGCATAAACAAGATGAACGATGCCGCCTGGAGCGAAATCGGGAAAGTGCCGTTTACTTCGGCCAATTTAAAGGTTTTGATAGACCGTTACAAGCTGACCGAAATCGTCCCGCTCCTGGAATTCCGGCTGGGCAACGCCCTGGCGCAGGAAGGCAACTACAAAGAGGCTTCGGACATTTACAAGTCTTTCATCAATAAATATCCCGAGCATCCGTTTGTCCAAAAGGCGAAAGAAAACCTGGCAGAAGCGGAAAAGAATATGTTATGGACGGGAGATGCGGGGCGGCTGACTGAGGAGAAAAAGAAACTGTTGGTTAAAAGGGATATGCCGCACTTGACTATCCAGACGGCCAAAGGCAATTTTGAGGTGGAGCTTTTTGAGGATGATGCGCCCAATACTGTGGCGAACTTTATCGCGCTGGTCCAGGAAAATTTCTATAACCAGGTGCCTTTCTTTGAACTGAGGGGAGACCTTGGCATATGCATCGGAGCCAAAGTCGTTACCCAAACCTTTACCGTGCCTTTTGAGAAGAATACCTTGAAGCACGAGGCTGGGTCGCTCGGCATGCTGCGCGCGGTTGACCCGGAAGCGAAAGAAGGCGTGCCTGAAAGGGAAAAATACACGGATTCAGCCACCACGAGATTTTATATTTGCCTCAATCCCAATGCCGATTCAGACGGCAAATACACGGTTTTTGGAAGAGTCTTGAAAGGCATGGAAGTGGTGAACCAGTTAAGCCCGGGGGTACAGATTAC
The DNA window shown above is from Planctomycetota bacterium and carries:
- a CDS encoding YihY/virulence factor BrkB family protein; its protein translation is MLSKIMFFFGFLKEVYKTMRDSNLSALAASIAYFMVLCLIPFLLVALSILGFILGGIDTAFSARIISFVRINQPMLVDYVKQCIEFATVNRDLLGIIGLAALLWTSKGVVFALEYGLDCMLGLAPFGKSYLRKLLDSVIMLFIVIGLFAFSMGLMVLANYATALASSTDFSMVLWEALGGFLSYVFALVISAILYYFIYRILPAGKLSAKAALLGALIGASIWQVINGFMGWYLAKQVLHYQFIYGSFATFIYIILWTYFFAMSILIGGAVIKVARDKGL
- a CDS encoding tetratricopeptide repeat protein, whose translation is MLDTKRPWNYPLGMMKFIIAISLPVMFLLAGCGKKESDPQTLKQVASHLDRGMTFHDKGQFEPALAEFNKAIELDPYCPQAYFQRGRVYGNTGKFDKAAADFTYTIKLDPKVSIAYVKRGLSYLALQKPDDAMADFNKAIEINPKEAEAYFNRSVVYMTQSKYAETFKDLDMAIKIDPKYLEAYTSRAALNNSLRKYDDVIKDLDKVTALDPNNINAYVGKGYSYTYKAEFDKALAEVNKALKINPKDPQALELKKKIQKIKELQ
- a CDS encoding tetratricopeptide repeat protein; the protein is MKPEKIVSWSEALHRTWCAGKMKDSASGILLILVLAVLISGCTSDKTLKNMDASPHLKLGIQYAAESRDYQAIEEFNKAVSLSPYFAAAYFERAKVYFNMENFDKAIMDFSVVIKLEKENADAYIGRGNSYKNKGDMEKAVMDYTSALALNPRNTEVLLARGLACQALKKYESAIKDFTKAIDIKTGFIPAYVARGMVHYLEGKHEEAIADYGKAIEIKPNDPIPYIQRGLIYYAKGDYEKSRADFEKALELDPSNQDARDVMEKLLGDKKQ
- a CDS encoding peptidylprolyl isomerase → MPYNEIEEKPDGLKETYKKIQPYQNIIFFVLLIIFLVVLLVVWRNYRINKMNDAAWSEIGKVPFTSANLKVLIDRYKLTEIVPLLEFRLGNALAQEGNYKEASDIYKSFINKYPEHPFVQKAKENLAEAEKNMLWTGDAGRLTEEKKKLLVKRDMPHLTIQTAKGNFEVELFEDDAPNTVANFIALVQENFYNQVPFFELRGDLGICIGAKVVTQTFTVPFEKNTLKHEAGSLGMLRAVDPEAKEGVPEREKYTDSATTRFYICLNPNADSDGKYTVFGRVLKGMEVVNQLSPGVQITGITINHKRSHAYEPKRITRDPAEIPTPAPPIPPTPPVPPIPPPEIQVPPVPPAETPVTPTPPVEENK
- a CDS encoding MFS transporter, which codes for MKHVFGFLAAYWNRIRLFNRNIRLLLISQLISGVGISFYFLFFNLYLKTAGFDNKAIGNIQALTLIAAVLAALPAGYLAGRYSQKRILIIAQISAIVFFVAAMATLNMALFLPMIFAAFACETFIRVVYGPFIMSNSGTTERTYIFSLTFIIMISGGVFGNVIGGTIKDMLNSFGVESLAGYRYIIMGGMLAGLAGTIPLFFIRPAKHEPGEPDRKIKLSGFAGWNWKFFAKASIPSGLVGIGAGMIVQFINLYFRDIFNSSDGAIGFYMALQSVTMAAGVLIAPVLSEKLGKVNTIVLTQCVSIPFILVLALTTDIRLAVAAFIMRSVLMNMGSPISNTLLIEMCRKEEQGMLNAFLSITWSLSWAISAWVFGTVLKGNYILSFYIAVGLYSLSAIFFYIFFRKSEEGTVACKSDAGLSA